In a single window of the Branchiostoma floridae strain S238N-H82 chromosome 2, Bfl_VNyyK, whole genome shotgun sequence genome:
- the LOC118410314 gene encoding galactosylceramide sulfotransferase-like isoform X1 has protein sequence MRRSGWYGFLRLFYSIKDNLAVLTSLRHLWRTNRPLVVLLGGMVLLLALYTYLLLVIEEKYEERQKLLIAIRNLADDSFRSKQPTMEEHKEGLSQTIKRLESPTQSRTQGRHIPEWQPPTCEPKQNVAFVKVHKAGSTTVQSVFLRYGYFHNLTVMLPGGRNPASFSWANNPSPGDAYPVSGGVYNILTHHARYHPETIQARMPPDTVRVAIMRHLLDHLKSMFNFIHLNTKYKLLSITPIQTFLENVTDYAEIDSKFYEGRSPTRNFQSFVLGFDQMKDVGDESTEQHFREVTTDVPFVMILEHLDESLVVLKRTLCWSLADIFYDWTARNYRKFYYKSSSLSDLAMENHRKWSSIDYALYEHYNRTLWEEVAKGGEDFALELEHFRTMNSNVNEHCRIDPKGSRSFPATKWSMSWTVDAKFCKQLRQERFIWDWKLAMRQNEKLRRERLSP, from the exons ATGAGGAGATCGGGCTGGTATGGCTTTTTGCGACTTTTTTACAGCATCAAGGACAACCTTGCCGTC CTCACTTCGTTACGTCATCTGTGGAGGACCAATAGACCGTTGGTTGTCCTGTTGGGTGGGATGGTCCTGCTGTTGGCCCTGTACACGTACCTGCTGTTGGTCATAGAGGAGAAATACGAAGAACGGCAGAAACTGTTGATAGCGATTCGAAATTTGGCTGATGACTCTTTTCGAAGCAAGCAGCCGACAATGGAAGAACACAAGGAAGG ATTGAGTCAAACCATTAAACGGCTTGAATCTCCTACGCAGAGCCGAACCCAGGGACGACACATTCCCGAATGGCAGCCACCTACCTGTGAACCAAAGCAAAATGTCGCCTTCGTAAAAGTTCACAAGGCAGGGTCCACTACAGTTCAGAGTGTCTTCCTTCGCTATGGCTACTTCCACAACCTGACCGTAATGCTACCCGGAGGTAGAAACCCTGCGTCTTTCTCATGGGCCAACAACCCCTCCCCTGGGGACGCCTATCCCGTGAGTGGTGGGGTGTACAACATCCTCACCCATCACGCCAGGTACCATCCAGAAACCATCCAGGCGAGGATGCCTCCCGACACGGTCCGTGTCGCCATCATGAGACATCTCCTCGACCATCTGAAGTCCATGTTCAATTTCATTCACCTGAATACTAAATACAAACTTTTATCAATAACCCCGATTCAGACGTTTCTCGAAAACGTTACTGACTACGCAGAAATCGACAGCAAATTCTACGAAGGACGCTCGCCTACTAGAAATTTCCAGTCCTTTGTGTTAGGCTTCGATCAGATGAAGGATGTTGGTGATGAGTCAACAGAACAGCATTTTCGAGAGGTAACAACGGACGTGCCGTTTGTCATGATTCTTGAACATCTGGATGAATCCCTTGTTGTCCTCAAGCGGACTCTGTGTTGGTCTCTAGCGGACATTTTCTACGATTGGACGGCGAGAAACTACCGAAAATTCTACTACAAGTCATCTAGTTTGAGCGACCTGGCAATGGAGAACCATCGCAAGTGGAGCTCCATAGACTACGCGCTGTATGAACACTACAACAGAACGTTATGGGAGGAGGTCGCAAAGGGAGGGGAAGACTTCGCGTTGGAACTTGAACACTTTCGCACGATGAACAGTAATGTGAACGAACATTGCAGGATCGACCCTAAAGGTAGCAGGAGTTTTCCGGCAACAAAGTGGAGCATGTCATGGACGGTAGATGCTAAATTTTGTAAGCAACTGAGACAAGAGCGGTTTATTTGGGACTGGAAACTGGCAATGAgacaaaatgaaaagttacGTAGGGAAAGACTCAGCCCATAG
- the LOC118410314 gene encoding galactosylceramide sulfotransferase-like isoform X2: MAFCDFFTASRTTLPSLSQTIKRLESPTQSRTQGRHIPEWQPPTCEPKQNVAFVKVHKAGSTTVQSVFLRYGYFHNLTVMLPGGRNPASFSWANNPSPGDAYPVSGGVYNILTHHARYHPETIQARMPPDTVRVAIMRHLLDHLKSMFNFIHLNTKYKLLSITPIQTFLENVTDYAEIDSKFYEGRSPTRNFQSFVLGFDQMKDVGDESTEQHFREVTTDVPFVMILEHLDESLVVLKRTLCWSLADIFYDWTARNYRKFYYKSSSLSDLAMENHRKWSSIDYALYEHYNRTLWEEVAKGGEDFALELEHFRTMNSNVNEHCRIDPKGSRSFPATKWSMSWTVDAKFCKQLRQERFIWDWKLAMRQNEKLRRERLSP, translated from the exons ATGGCTTTTTGCGACTTTTTTACAGCATCAAGGACAACCTTGCCGTC ATTGAGTCAAACCATTAAACGGCTTGAATCTCCTACGCAGAGCCGAACCCAGGGACGACACATTCCCGAATGGCAGCCACCTACCTGTGAACCAAAGCAAAATGTCGCCTTCGTAAAAGTTCACAAGGCAGGGTCCACTACAGTTCAGAGTGTCTTCCTTCGCTATGGCTACTTCCACAACCTGACCGTAATGCTACCCGGAGGTAGAAACCCTGCGTCTTTCTCATGGGCCAACAACCCCTCCCCTGGGGACGCCTATCCCGTGAGTGGTGGGGTGTACAACATCCTCACCCATCACGCCAGGTACCATCCAGAAACCATCCAGGCGAGGATGCCTCCCGACACGGTCCGTGTCGCCATCATGAGACATCTCCTCGACCATCTGAAGTCCATGTTCAATTTCATTCACCTGAATACTAAATACAAACTTTTATCAATAACCCCGATTCAGACGTTTCTCGAAAACGTTACTGACTACGCAGAAATCGACAGCAAATTCTACGAAGGACGCTCGCCTACTAGAAATTTCCAGTCCTTTGTGTTAGGCTTCGATCAGATGAAGGATGTTGGTGATGAGTCAACAGAACAGCATTTTCGAGAGGTAACAACGGACGTGCCGTTTGTCATGATTCTTGAACATCTGGATGAATCCCTTGTTGTCCTCAAGCGGACTCTGTGTTGGTCTCTAGCGGACATTTTCTACGATTGGACGGCGAGAAACTACCGAAAATTCTACTACAAGTCATCTAGTTTGAGCGACCTGGCAATGGAGAACCATCGCAAGTGGAGCTCCATAGACTACGCGCTGTATGAACACTACAACAGAACGTTATGGGAGGAGGTCGCAAAGGGAGGGGAAGACTTCGCGTTGGAACTTGAACACTTTCGCACGATGAACAGTAATGTGAACGAACATTGCAGGATCGACCCTAAAGGTAGCAGGAGTTTTCCGGCAACAAAGTGGAGCATGTCATGGACGGTAGATGCTAAATTTTGTAAGCAACTGAGACAAGAGCGGTTTATTTGGGACTGGAAACTGGCAATGAgacaaaatgaaaagttacGTAGGGAAAGACTCAGCCCATAG
- the LOC118409379 gene encoding serine/threonine-protein kinase MAK-like isoform X2 produces MNRYQLMKQVGDGTYGSVLLGKSTETGEMVAIKKMKKKFYSWEECMNLREVKSLKKLNHANVIKLKEVIRENDTLYFIFEYMKENLYQLMKDRDKLFPESVIRNILYQITQGMAFMHKHGFFHRDMKPENLLCMGPELIKIADFGLAREIRSRPPYTDYVSTRWYRAPEVLLRSRNYSSPIDMWAIGCIMAELYTLRPLFPGSSEVDEIFKVCQVLGTPSKSDWPEGHQLAAAMNFRFPQCVPTNLKTLIPNASNEAIQLMRDMLHWDPKKRPTAAQSLRYPYYQVGQNLGPKMTPQQLIAHQGGVSPAKQPLKEIQPQQQQQQHHHHGADVTLPAVANQKQPEPVAPKAAGRKRWGAQPADSFDDLDDEFDFLSSYSKKKMLQPTVRKPVYMKGKPSVHKKKEDDSTTELDSIFGSAKPSAIHVNTKQQPPDSGRSTTRSSAKQHYFRQSRYMPGMNSTKGSASQEASLFGNSPYQNKPSVTGMNVNRTNYNALGEPLSAYGRVPFLGGAGYGRDRTYDGGYIPSFSKKEVGSASQRVQLPNNAGTNYSQWKTARAQPGTFTYQPTRNPSGLRHVNPISGRTDWAAKYGGHR; encoded by the exons ATGAATCGATACCAGCTGATGAAGCAGGTCGGAGACGGCACGTACGGTAGCGTACTGCTGGGGAAGAGCACCGAGACCGGGGAGATGGTCGCTATCAAAAA AATGAAGAAGAAATTTTACTCATGGGAAGAATGTATGAATCTTAGAGAAGTCAAG tctTTGAAGAAACTGAATCATGCCAATGTTATAAAACTGAAGGAAGTTATCCGGGAAAACGACACTCTCTATTTCATCTTTGAATACATGAAGGAAAACCTTTACCAGCTAATGAAAGATAG gGACAAGTTATTCCCCGAGTCGGTGATACGGAACATCCTGTACCAGATCACACAGGGGATGGCCTTCATGCACAAGCACGGCTTCTTCCACAGGGACATGAAGCCTGAGAACTTGTTATGTATGGGACCTGAGCTCATCAAAATAGCAGACTTTGGACTGGCTAGAGAAATCCGCTCCAGACCTCCGTACACAGACTACGTATCAACAAGATG GTACCGAGCACCAGAAGTATTGCTTAGATCCAGAAACTACAGCTCACCCATCGACATGTGGGCCATCGGCTGCATCATGGCAGAGCTGTACACCCTGAGACCACTGTTCCCCGGGAGCAGTGAGGTCGACGAGATCTTTAAAGTCTGCCAAGTTCTGGGCACGCCTAGCAAG TCTGATTGGCCAGAGGGTCACCAGTTGGCAGCGGCAATGAACTTCCGCTTCCCCCAGTGCGTCCCGACCAACCTGAAAACCCTCATCCCTAACGCCAGCAATGAGGCGATCCAGCTCATGAGAGACATGCTACATTGGGACCCTAAGAAGAGACCAACAGCAGCACAG TCTCTGAGATACCCCTACTACCAAGTGGGGCAAAATCTGGGACCCAAGATGACCCCGCAGCAGCTCATCGCCCATCAAGGTGGTGTGTCCCCTGCTAAACAACCCCTAAAGGAAATCCAAcctcagcaacaacaacaacaacaccatcACCATGGCGCTGATGTCACACTACCAgcagtagccaatcagaagcAGCCAGAACCGGTGGCCCCAAAGGCTGCTGGGAGGAAACGATGGGGGGCGCAGCCAGCCGACAGTTTCGATGATTTAGATGACGAGTTCGACTTTCTGTCAAGTTACTCCAAAAAG AAAATGCTACAGCCTACAGTGAGGAAACCTGTCTATATGAAAGGAAAG CCCTCTGTTCACAAGAAGAAAGAGGACGACTCTACGACCGAACTGGACTCCATTTTCGGGAGCGCCAAGCCCTCGGCGATACACGTCAACACGAAGCAACAGCCGCCAGACTCTGGAAGGTCCACCACCAGGTCATCCGCCAAGCAGCATTACTTCAGACAGTCCAGATACATGCCAG GGATGAACAGTACAAAGGGGAGTGCCAGCCAAGAAGCCAGCCTGTTTGGAAACAGCCCATACCAGAATAAGCCTTCTGTCACTGGCATGAACGTCAACAGAACCAACTACAATGCACTTGGTGAGCCCCTCAGTGCGTACGGCAGGGTCCCCTTCTTAG gtggTGCAGGTTATGGCCGAGACAGAACGTATGATGGTGGGTACATACCATCTTTCAGCAAGAAGGAGGTGGGGTCAGCTTCTCAAAGAGTGCAGCTGCCAAACAATGCTGGGACAA ATTACAGCCAGTGGAAGACGGCTCGCGCCCAGCCAGGTACGTTCACCTACCAACCAACCAGGAATCCTTCAGGGCTCCGACACGTCAACCCCATCAGTGGGAGAACAGACTGGGCCGCCAA GTATGGTGGTCATCGGTAG
- the LOC118409379 gene encoding serine/threonine-protein kinase MAK-like isoform X4 has protein sequence MNRYQLMKQVGDGTYGSVLLGKSTETGEMVAIKKMKKKFYSWEECMNLREVKSLKKLNHANVIKLKEVIRENDTLYFIFEYMKENLYQLMKDRDKLFPESVIRNILYQITQGMAFMHKHGFFHRDMKPENLLCMGPELIKIADFGLAREIRSRPPYTDYVSTRWYRAPEVLLRSRNYSSPIDMWAIGCIMAELYTLRPLFPGSSEVDEIFKVCQVLGTPSKSDWPEGHQLAAAMNFRFPQCVPTNLKTLIPNASNEAIQLMRDMLHWDPKKRPTAAQSLRYPYYQVGQNLGPKMTPQQLIAHQGGVSPAKQPLKEIQPQQQQQQHHHHGADVTLPAVANQKQPEPVAPKAAGRKRWGAQPADSFDDLDDEFDFLSSYSKKPSVHKKKEDDSTTELDSIFGSAKPSAIHVNTKQQPPDSGRSTTRSSAKQHYFRQSRYMPGMNSTKGSASQEASLFGNSPYQNKPSVTGMNVNRTNYNALGEPLSAYGRVPFLGGAGYGRDRTYDGGYIPSFSKKEVGSASQRVQLPNNAGTNYSQWKTARAQPGTFTYQPTRNPSGLRHVNPISGRTDWAAKYCRGKAT, from the exons ATGAATCGATACCAGCTGATGAAGCAGGTCGGAGACGGCACGTACGGTAGCGTACTGCTGGGGAAGAGCACCGAGACCGGGGAGATGGTCGCTATCAAAAA AATGAAGAAGAAATTTTACTCATGGGAAGAATGTATGAATCTTAGAGAAGTCAAG tctTTGAAGAAACTGAATCATGCCAATGTTATAAAACTGAAGGAAGTTATCCGGGAAAACGACACTCTCTATTTCATCTTTGAATACATGAAGGAAAACCTTTACCAGCTAATGAAAGATAG gGACAAGTTATTCCCCGAGTCGGTGATACGGAACATCCTGTACCAGATCACACAGGGGATGGCCTTCATGCACAAGCACGGCTTCTTCCACAGGGACATGAAGCCTGAGAACTTGTTATGTATGGGACCTGAGCTCATCAAAATAGCAGACTTTGGACTGGCTAGAGAAATCCGCTCCAGACCTCCGTACACAGACTACGTATCAACAAGATG GTACCGAGCACCAGAAGTATTGCTTAGATCCAGAAACTACAGCTCACCCATCGACATGTGGGCCATCGGCTGCATCATGGCAGAGCTGTACACCCTGAGACCACTGTTCCCCGGGAGCAGTGAGGTCGACGAGATCTTTAAAGTCTGCCAAGTTCTGGGCACGCCTAGCAAG TCTGATTGGCCAGAGGGTCACCAGTTGGCAGCGGCAATGAACTTCCGCTTCCCCCAGTGCGTCCCGACCAACCTGAAAACCCTCATCCCTAACGCCAGCAATGAGGCGATCCAGCTCATGAGAGACATGCTACATTGGGACCCTAAGAAGAGACCAACAGCAGCACAG TCTCTGAGATACCCCTACTACCAAGTGGGGCAAAATCTGGGACCCAAGATGACCCCGCAGCAGCTCATCGCCCATCAAGGTGGTGTGTCCCCTGCTAAACAACCCCTAAAGGAAATCCAAcctcagcaacaacaacaacaacaccatcACCATGGCGCTGATGTCACACTACCAgcagtagccaatcagaagcAGCCAGAACCGGTGGCCCCAAAGGCTGCTGGGAGGAAACGATGGGGGGCGCAGCCAGCCGACAGTTTCGATGATTTAGATGACGAGTTCGACTTTCTGTCAAGTTACTCCAAAAAG CCCTCTGTTCACAAGAAGAAAGAGGACGACTCTACGACCGAACTGGACTCCATTTTCGGGAGCGCCAAGCCCTCGGCGATACACGTCAACACGAAGCAACAGCCGCCAGACTCTGGAAGGTCCACCACCAGGTCATCCGCCAAGCAGCATTACTTCAGACAGTCCAGATACATGCCAG GGATGAACAGTACAAAGGGGAGTGCCAGCCAAGAAGCCAGCCTGTTTGGAAACAGCCCATACCAGAATAAGCCTTCTGTCACTGGCATGAACGTCAACAGAACCAACTACAATGCACTTGGTGAGCCCCTCAGTGCGTACGGCAGGGTCCCCTTCTTAG gtggTGCAGGTTATGGCCGAGACAGAACGTATGATGGTGGGTACATACCATCTTTCAGCAAGAAGGAGGTGGGGTCAGCTTCTCAAAGAGTGCAGCTGCCAAACAATGCTGGGACAA ATTACAGCCAGTGGAAGACGGCTCGCGCCCAGCCAGGTACGTTCACCTACCAACCAACCAGGAATCCTTCAGGGCTCCGACACGTCAACCCCATCAGTGGGAGAACAGACTGGGCCGCCAA GTATTGTAGAGGAAAAGCAACATGA
- the LOC118409379 gene encoding serine/threonine-protein kinase MAK-like isoform X3, with product MNRYQLMKQVGDGTYGSVLLGKSTETGEMVAIKKMKKKFYSWEECMNLREVKSLKKLNHANVIKLKEVIRENDTLYFIFEYMKENLYQLMKDRDKLFPESVIRNILYQITQGMAFMHKHGFFHRDMKPENLLCMGPELIKIADFGLAREIRSRPPYTDYVSTRWYRAPEVLLRSRNYSSPIDMWAIGCIMAELYTLRPLFPGSSEVDEIFKVCQVLGTPSKSDWPEGHQLAAAMNFRFPQCVPTNLKTLIPNASNEAIQLMRDMLHWDPKKRPTAAQSLRYPYYQVGQNLGPKMTPQQLIAHQGGVSPAKQPLKEIQPQQQQQQHHHHGADVTLPAVANQKQPEPVAPKAAGRKRWGAQPADSFDDLDDEFDFLSSYSKKKMLQPTVRKPVYMKGKPSVHKKKEDDSTTELDSIFGSAKPSAIHVNTKQQPPDSGRSTTRSSAKQHYFRQSRYMPGMNSTKGSASQEASLFGNSPYQNKPSVTGMNVNRTNYNALGGAGYGRDRTYDGGYIPSFSKKEVGSASQRVQLPNNAGTNYSQWKTARAQPGTFTYQPTRNPSGLRHVNPISGRTDWAAKYCRGKAT from the exons ATGAATCGATACCAGCTGATGAAGCAGGTCGGAGACGGCACGTACGGTAGCGTACTGCTGGGGAAGAGCACCGAGACCGGGGAGATGGTCGCTATCAAAAA AATGAAGAAGAAATTTTACTCATGGGAAGAATGTATGAATCTTAGAGAAGTCAAG tctTTGAAGAAACTGAATCATGCCAATGTTATAAAACTGAAGGAAGTTATCCGGGAAAACGACACTCTCTATTTCATCTTTGAATACATGAAGGAAAACCTTTACCAGCTAATGAAAGATAG gGACAAGTTATTCCCCGAGTCGGTGATACGGAACATCCTGTACCAGATCACACAGGGGATGGCCTTCATGCACAAGCACGGCTTCTTCCACAGGGACATGAAGCCTGAGAACTTGTTATGTATGGGACCTGAGCTCATCAAAATAGCAGACTTTGGACTGGCTAGAGAAATCCGCTCCAGACCTCCGTACACAGACTACGTATCAACAAGATG GTACCGAGCACCAGAAGTATTGCTTAGATCCAGAAACTACAGCTCACCCATCGACATGTGGGCCATCGGCTGCATCATGGCAGAGCTGTACACCCTGAGACCACTGTTCCCCGGGAGCAGTGAGGTCGACGAGATCTTTAAAGTCTGCCAAGTTCTGGGCACGCCTAGCAAG TCTGATTGGCCAGAGGGTCACCAGTTGGCAGCGGCAATGAACTTCCGCTTCCCCCAGTGCGTCCCGACCAACCTGAAAACCCTCATCCCTAACGCCAGCAATGAGGCGATCCAGCTCATGAGAGACATGCTACATTGGGACCCTAAGAAGAGACCAACAGCAGCACAG TCTCTGAGATACCCCTACTACCAAGTGGGGCAAAATCTGGGACCCAAGATGACCCCGCAGCAGCTCATCGCCCATCAAGGTGGTGTGTCCCCTGCTAAACAACCCCTAAAGGAAATCCAAcctcagcaacaacaacaacaacaccatcACCATGGCGCTGATGTCACACTACCAgcagtagccaatcagaagcAGCCAGAACCGGTGGCCCCAAAGGCTGCTGGGAGGAAACGATGGGGGGCGCAGCCAGCCGACAGTTTCGATGATTTAGATGACGAGTTCGACTTTCTGTCAAGTTACTCCAAAAAG AAAATGCTACAGCCTACAGTGAGGAAACCTGTCTATATGAAAGGAAAG CCCTCTGTTCACAAGAAGAAAGAGGACGACTCTACGACCGAACTGGACTCCATTTTCGGGAGCGCCAAGCCCTCGGCGATACACGTCAACACGAAGCAACAGCCGCCAGACTCTGGAAGGTCCACCACCAGGTCATCCGCCAAGCAGCATTACTTCAGACAGTCCAGATACATGCCAG GGATGAACAGTACAAAGGGGAGTGCCAGCCAAGAAGCCAGCCTGTTTGGAAACAGCCCATACCAGAATAAGCCTTCTGTCACTGGCATGAACGTCAACAGAACCAACTACAATGCACTTG gtggTGCAGGTTATGGCCGAGACAGAACGTATGATGGTGGGTACATACCATCTTTCAGCAAGAAGGAGGTGGGGTCAGCTTCTCAAAGAGTGCAGCTGCCAAACAATGCTGGGACAA ATTACAGCCAGTGGAAGACGGCTCGCGCCCAGCCAGGTACGTTCACCTACCAACCAACCAGGAATCCTTCAGGGCTCCGACACGTCAACCCCATCAGTGGGAGAACAGACTGGGCCGCCAA GTATTGTAGAGGAAAAGCAACATGA
- the LOC118409379 gene encoding serine/threonine-protein kinase MAK-like isoform X1: MNRYQLMKQVGDGTYGSVLLGKSTETGEMVAIKKMKKKFYSWEECMNLREVKSLKKLNHANVIKLKEVIRENDTLYFIFEYMKENLYQLMKDRDKLFPESVIRNILYQITQGMAFMHKHGFFHRDMKPENLLCMGPELIKIADFGLAREIRSRPPYTDYVSTRWYRAPEVLLRSRNYSSPIDMWAIGCIMAELYTLRPLFPGSSEVDEIFKVCQVLGTPSKSDWPEGHQLAAAMNFRFPQCVPTNLKTLIPNASNEAIQLMRDMLHWDPKKRPTAAQSLRYPYYQVGQNLGPKMTPQQLIAHQGGVSPAKQPLKEIQPQQQQQQHHHHGADVTLPAVANQKQPEPVAPKAAGRKRWGAQPADSFDDLDDEFDFLSSYSKKKMLQPTVRKPVYMKGKPSVHKKKEDDSTTELDSIFGSAKPSAIHVNTKQQPPDSGRSTTRSSAKQHYFRQSRYMPGMNSTKGSASQEASLFGNSPYQNKPSVTGMNVNRTNYNALGEPLSAYGRVPFLGGAGYGRDRTYDGGYIPSFSKKEVGSASQRVQLPNNAGTNYSQWKTARAQPGTFTYQPTRNPSGLRHVNPISGRTDWAAKYCRGKAT, translated from the exons ATGAATCGATACCAGCTGATGAAGCAGGTCGGAGACGGCACGTACGGTAGCGTACTGCTGGGGAAGAGCACCGAGACCGGGGAGATGGTCGCTATCAAAAA AATGAAGAAGAAATTTTACTCATGGGAAGAATGTATGAATCTTAGAGAAGTCAAG tctTTGAAGAAACTGAATCATGCCAATGTTATAAAACTGAAGGAAGTTATCCGGGAAAACGACACTCTCTATTTCATCTTTGAATACATGAAGGAAAACCTTTACCAGCTAATGAAAGATAG gGACAAGTTATTCCCCGAGTCGGTGATACGGAACATCCTGTACCAGATCACACAGGGGATGGCCTTCATGCACAAGCACGGCTTCTTCCACAGGGACATGAAGCCTGAGAACTTGTTATGTATGGGACCTGAGCTCATCAAAATAGCAGACTTTGGACTGGCTAGAGAAATCCGCTCCAGACCTCCGTACACAGACTACGTATCAACAAGATG GTACCGAGCACCAGAAGTATTGCTTAGATCCAGAAACTACAGCTCACCCATCGACATGTGGGCCATCGGCTGCATCATGGCAGAGCTGTACACCCTGAGACCACTGTTCCCCGGGAGCAGTGAGGTCGACGAGATCTTTAAAGTCTGCCAAGTTCTGGGCACGCCTAGCAAG TCTGATTGGCCAGAGGGTCACCAGTTGGCAGCGGCAATGAACTTCCGCTTCCCCCAGTGCGTCCCGACCAACCTGAAAACCCTCATCCCTAACGCCAGCAATGAGGCGATCCAGCTCATGAGAGACATGCTACATTGGGACCCTAAGAAGAGACCAACAGCAGCACAG TCTCTGAGATACCCCTACTACCAAGTGGGGCAAAATCTGGGACCCAAGATGACCCCGCAGCAGCTCATCGCCCATCAAGGTGGTGTGTCCCCTGCTAAACAACCCCTAAAGGAAATCCAAcctcagcaacaacaacaacaacaccatcACCATGGCGCTGATGTCACACTACCAgcagtagccaatcagaagcAGCCAGAACCGGTGGCCCCAAAGGCTGCTGGGAGGAAACGATGGGGGGCGCAGCCAGCCGACAGTTTCGATGATTTAGATGACGAGTTCGACTTTCTGTCAAGTTACTCCAAAAAG AAAATGCTACAGCCTACAGTGAGGAAACCTGTCTATATGAAAGGAAAG CCCTCTGTTCACAAGAAGAAAGAGGACGACTCTACGACCGAACTGGACTCCATTTTCGGGAGCGCCAAGCCCTCGGCGATACACGTCAACACGAAGCAACAGCCGCCAGACTCTGGAAGGTCCACCACCAGGTCATCCGCCAAGCAGCATTACTTCAGACAGTCCAGATACATGCCAG GGATGAACAGTACAAAGGGGAGTGCCAGCCAAGAAGCCAGCCTGTTTGGAAACAGCCCATACCAGAATAAGCCTTCTGTCACTGGCATGAACGTCAACAGAACCAACTACAATGCACTTGGTGAGCCCCTCAGTGCGTACGGCAGGGTCCCCTTCTTAG gtggTGCAGGTTATGGCCGAGACAGAACGTATGATGGTGGGTACATACCATCTTTCAGCAAGAAGGAGGTGGGGTCAGCTTCTCAAAGAGTGCAGCTGCCAAACAATGCTGGGACAA ATTACAGCCAGTGGAAGACGGCTCGCGCCCAGCCAGGTACGTTCACCTACCAACCAACCAGGAATCCTTCAGGGCTCCGACACGTCAACCCCATCAGTGGGAGAACAGACTGGGCCGCCAA GTATTGTAGAGGAAAAGCAACATGA